The genome window GGAGCATCAATCATCTGTTGGATCGCCTCTTCTAAATCAATTTGATCGGGGTTCTCACGACTCTGCTCATTGAGTAACTGCATCAATGCCGCCTGCTCGAAGATCTTAGAATCCCCGTCGCTCTGTTGGATATACGCTGCCCACGGCACACACTTCGTCAGCGGAAACAACTGCCCCGGCTTCGGCGAGATATCAATATTCAGACACGAGATAAACAGCAGACGCTTTCCGATATACGCCTTCTCCTTGATGATGCTCCGATACGTGCGGTCAAACTCTGCCTGCGAGTTCACCTGAGCAGCCATTAGTATCGGCGACTTCGCCCGCACAATCCACGGCATCGAATGGATCAAATTATTCTCAAGCACATCCACATCTTCGTTGCCTGCATGAATTGCGCGACGAAACGAAAACAACTCCGACAGCAGATCCCGCCCAATCGCAACACGCTCGCCCTCCGCCGGCCAAAGGACATCCGACAAAAGCGTCCGTAGTGCCTCAGCTGCGATGAAAACACGAGAGGTGCTCTGCGTCCGCAGTAGCACAGGCTCTCCATCCACCATCTTCAGCAATTTACGAAGATCCAGGATCAGCCCTTCCTCACGGCCATCATCTAGTAGCTGATTGTCAATCGTGATCGTGTAGTCCTCCCCCTCGCGCCCTAGGAAGACATTTTTTTGTGCGAATGCATATTCCTCTAAATACCAACTCAACACCATTCCCACTTTGCCACAGGTCGTGCTCATCGTCTGATCCGTGGTCTGCAGACGACAATAGTGACCGAAACTTTCAGTCTCAGGATCATACCCGACATGACTGGCCTGAATAATCACCATATCCTCGCCGTGGTGCGCATGCGGCTCATGTCGCCCAGTTGCGACAATACCGCCTGCCCGACCGTGGTTAAATGGGAACGCACCGAAATGCTTTGTAATCAAAATAATCGGAAAGCCCTGACTCTCATCGGAGCAAAACGCGCGCGAAGGCATCATTTGTCCCGCTCGAAAACCAAAGGATCGGCACAGGTTATACAAGCGCGGCACAAACACGCTGTAGCGCATAGCTTGATCCACCCGAAAATCACGAACGATAGAATGCATTGACACAGTCAACTACAGCAGAGCCCAGAAGGCCAGTCGAATTGATATACTGCCGCGCATCAAGAATTGTGATTCTTGATGGTTCAGAAATCATCGTAGGGGTCGTGCTTGCGCGAACCGCGAAGGCACGAAACGTTGCGAAGCTTCATGAGCTTAAGGCTCTTGCGCGGTCTTCGCAAAGCAAAGCCCCTCCCTCAGGCAGAGAAATCGCTTGAATGCACTTTTCACAAATCATGATGCGCGTGTAGTATAACAGGCTTAACTACCACCCTTTCGAAACGCCGACGGTGACATGCCCTCAACTCGTTTAAAGACCACAGCCATACGCTCGGGATCATTAAACCCACAAAGTTCAGAGATCGTTGAAACCGGATGGTTCGTCTCCGACAACAGCTGCTTCGCACGCGTCACTCGAAGCTGACAGAGCATTTCCCACGGCGTGCAGTGGTAATATTCGCGAAACTTCCGCTCCAATCCGCGACGTGCAATGCGCAAGTCATCACAAAGGATCTCCACCGTAATGGGATCCTGAATACGCTCGGATAGATACGACATCACCCGCCGCAACACCGGATCTTCCACCGCGAGGTGATTAGCAGAATGCCTCAGCACCACGCCGCCTGCTGGCACACGAATCGGCTCTGTCACAGCTGACTCACCGGCAAGTAAGCCACGCATGGCATCCCCCACAGTTTCACCAATCGTATCCCATGGAATCGATACACTCGAAAGCATCGGATAGCTCAAAGCGCAGACCAACTCATCATTATTCGCACCAATCACAGCCACCTCTTCCGGCACGCGAAAGCCCAACTGTCGGCACGCACCACACAAGAAGCGCCCCAACGGATCATGCACCGCAAAAATCCCGATCGGCTTTGGCAACCCCTCCAACCACTCACGCAGCCCCTCCTTAGGCTGAGCAAAATCCTCACTATAACGCGCCTCATCAAAGGCATCTTCTAAGTGCGTCGACACGTGAACGTGTTCGCCGAGCTCACGCTGAAACCCCTCGATCCGCTGCTCTGAGTAAGGCGTCGAATTGCCCAAACACGCAAAGTTCCGATACCCCGCTTGCGCAAAAGCCCGCGCCGCCTCCGCCCCGACCTGCCAATCATCCACATCGATGCTCGTCACCCCCGGATACTGTATATCGGTATCTGCAATCACCGTGGGTAGCCCCAGCTCCAACAGCGCCTCGGTCACGTTCGGCAGCCACTCGGTGATCAATCCACTCGGGTTCAGCTCACTCAACAACGCACGCAGCTCTTCAATCGGACGGTGAATACTCAGAATACGAAAGTCATGCTGACGCCGAACAAACGGCACCAATGAGGGCGTTAAGCGCCTTAGAAACACCTCCGTCATCACAATTGCCACCTGTTTAGCCATGCATCTGAATTAACCAACCTCGCTTGCGCAAATCAACAGAATATATACGCAACATGCGGTTTTCAATTCAGCACCTTTCAGGTATATTCAGACTTTTCTCAATATTAACGACCCCATAGCGACACGCTATTTTTCATTATGCAATATTTCGACTGCGACAAAATTCAATTCGAGGGCACAGGCTCTAAGAATCCACTAGCATTCAAGCACTACAACCCAAGTGAACTGGTCGACGGTAAGTCGATGAAAGATCACCTACGTTTTGCCGCACCATACTGGCACGTCATGCGCAACGAGCTCGCCGATCCGTTCGGTGGAGGCACTGCTCAAATGCCTTGGGACGACGGCACCAACTCCACTGAAAATGCGCTTGCTCGCGTCGATGTCTTCTTCGAATTCCTCGATAAAATCGGCATCGATTATTACTGCTGGCACGACCGCGACATCGCACCTGAGCTCAACGATCTTGCAGCCTCCAACGCAGCGCTCGACGCAGTCGTCGCAAAGCTCAAGCAAAAGCAAAAAGAAACCGGAGTTCAGCTACTCTGGGGCACTGCTTGCCTATTCTCGCACCCTCGCTACTCGCAAGGCGGCGCGACTTCGCCAAACGCACAGGTCTATGCGTATGCTGCCGCACAAGTTAAGAAAGCGCTGGAGTGCACCAAGGAACTCGACGGCCTCGGCTACACATTCTGGGGCGGACGCGAAGGCTACTCAACACTACTCAACACCAACATGAAGCGCGAACTCGATCACCTCGGCGCGTTCTTGCACATGGCAGTCGACCACGCGAAGAAGATCGGCTTCGACGGCCCATTCTACATCGAGCCAAAGCCACGCGAGCCATCGACGCACCAGTATGACTCCGACTCCGCTGCCTGCCTGAACTTCCTCCGCGAATACGGCCTCATGGATCACTTCAAGCTCAACATCGAGACCAACCACGCGACACTCGCGGGTCACACGATGGAGCACGAGCTCA of Lentimonas sp. CC4 contains these proteins:
- a CDS encoding substrate-binding domain-containing protein, with product MAKQVAIVMTEVFLRRLTPSLVPFVRRQHDFRILSIHRPIEELRALLSELNPSGLITEWLPNVTEALLELGLPTVIADTDIQYPGVTSIDVDDWQVGAEAARAFAQAGYRNFACLGNSTPYSEQRIEGFQRELGEHVHVSTHLEDAFDEARYSEDFAQPKEGLREWLEGLPKPIGIFAVHDPLGRFLCGACRQLGFRVPEEVAVIGANNDELVCALSYPMLSSVSIPWDTIGETVGDAMRGLLAGESAVTEPIRVPAGGVVLRHSANHLAVEDPVLRRVMSYLSERIQDPITVEILCDDLRIARRGLERKFREYYHCTPWEMLCQLRVTRAKQLLSETNHPVSTISELCGFNDPERMAVVFKRVEGMSPSAFRKGGS
- the xylA gene encoding xylose isomerase, whose product is MQYFDCDKIQFEGTGSKNPLAFKHYNPSELVDGKSMKDHLRFAAPYWHVMRNELADPFGGGTAQMPWDDGTNSTENALARVDVFFEFLDKIGIDYYCWHDRDIAPELNDLAASNAALDAVVAKLKQKQKETGVQLLWGTACLFSHPRYSQGGATSPNAQVYAYAAAQVKKALECTKELDGLGYTFWGGREGYSTLLNTNMKRELDHLGAFLHMAVDHAKKIGFDGPFYIEPKPREPSTHQYDSDSAACLNFLREYGLMDHFKLNIETNHATLAGHTMEHELTVCMNAGMLGSIDANRGDELIGWDTDQFPTDVYLTTQVMLCVLEMGGFTTGGLNFDAKRRRESHEPIDLMHAHIGGMDAFARGLKVASAIRKDGRMAEFVQTRYSTFDKDIGAKIEAGEVSFEDLEKYALDNPEPIVGSGRQERMENLLNEFI